GGGTGACTGGGTAGGTTCGGGCCACATGATGCAATTAAACAAAGGTGATTTTGCAGGACACCCTGCCGGTTTAAACTGGGCTGCACGTCCGGAATCACCGGTTAAGGCACGCACCCAGGACATCTACTCACGTGTTGACCCACGCTTTAACCAGGGCAAAATTGAGGATGATGATCCGAACCGTCCGTACAAAACATTTTTTGAGGTAGCTAAAGAAGTACCGGGCATGAAGTTGCCAACGGTATGGCTGCCGCACTCTATATTGGGTACCTCAACATCATCCATGATACAAATACCGAATGACGACCGTTTTGGTCCGTTTGCAGGGCAGGTAATTATCGGCGATCAGGGCCAGAGCCGCCTGAACCGCGTTTACCTAGAGCAGGTAAAAGGCGAATACCAGGGCGCTGCCTTTACCTTCCGCGAAGGTTTTGAGTCAGGCGTACTGCGTTTGGCCTGGGGTAATGATGGTTCGCTTTTCGTTGGCCAAACCAACCGCGGCTGGGGTTCAAAAGGTCAAAAGGATTTTGGCTTAGAGCGCGTAGTTTGGAGCAAACGCACACCGTTTGAAATGAAAGCCGTTAAGGCTATGCCAGATGGTTTCGAGATTGAATTTACCAAACCGGTTGATAAAAAAGCGGCTGCCGATCCGGATGCTTACGCGATAACCGGCTTTATTTACAAATATCACCCGGTTTACGGTAGTAATACCGTGCGTGAGCAACAACACGTGGTTAACGCGGCTATCGTATCAACTGATGGTACAAAAGTTCGCCTGGTGGTTGACGGCCTTCGTGAAAAATATGTTCACGAGATCACCCTTGATGACAAGATCGTTTCGGCTGATAGCGCTGCCAAAGTACTGCACCCTGTAGCTTATTACACGTTGAATAACATTCCGGAAGGAGCTAAACTTAACGTGCCTCAACGTAAGCCAAAAACGGGAATGGCAGGGCATGACCATATGAACATGGGCAAACCAACCACTACCCCTGCTAAAGCTACTACAGCTAAAACGCCGGCAAGTACAGGCTTGAAAAAGAATCAGACTACTAAACCCGCTTCATGGACAGAGATCGATCAAACCATAACACTGGGTACCAAACCAGGTTTGAAGTTTGATAAATCAGAACTGACTGTTAAAGCAGGCAGCAAAGTAAAGCTTACCTTCAGCAATAATGATGATATGCCGCACAACTTTGTATTGGTACCTGACGGGCAGGCGGTAGCTGTAGGTGAACTGGCCATGAAACTGGGTTTATCAAGCGTTAAGCTAAGCCACATCCCTAACACGCCAAAGGTATTATATAATACCACGCTGGTTGGGCCGGGAGGTTCGCAAACCATTTATTTTGAGGCGCCAAGCAAACCCGGAAAATATACTTATGTTTGTACCGTACCAGGACACTTTTACGTGATGCAGGGCACACTCATAGTGAATTAACCAACATTACACCATACAGAATAAACCGGTACTTAGTTACCGGTTTATTTGTTTTAAACCCAATTTTAACTGTGAAAAGTACGTTTTATTTACGCTTATCGGGCTTTGCCACACTGGGCATTTGCATCGTGCTGTTTTTATGCGGAAAGATGGCACCCAAGCCAAGGGTACTCGTTTTCGCCAAAACAGCAGGCTTCCACCACTCATCCATTCCCAAAGGGCTTGCCGCCGTGATGAAACTGGGTGCCGAAAACAGTTTCGATGTGGATACCACCACCAATGCAAACGCCTTTATTGAAGCTAACCTGAAAAAGTATGCGGCGGTTGTATTTTTAAGTACTACCGGCGATGTTTTAAATCAATATCAGGAAGCTGATTTTGAACGTTACATACAGGCCGGAGGCGGTTTTGTAGGCATCCATGCCGCAAGCGATACCGAGTATGGCTGGGGTTGGTATGGCCGTTTAGTTGGCGGTTACTTTAAAAGCCACCCGGCACCGCAGCAGGCCATATTAAATGTGGTTGATAAAAATCACCCATCAACCAAACACCTGCATGATACCTGGACCCGTACCGACGAGTGGTATAATTTTAAAAAGCTTAACCCGGGCGTTAAAGTGTTGATCAACATCGACGAAAAAAGCTACAAAGGCGGCGAAAACGGCAACAAACACCCGATGGCCTGGTATCATAA
This Mucilaginibacter defluvii DNA region includes the following protein-coding sequences:
- a CDS encoding plastocyanin/azurin family copper-binding protein, which codes for MKANLKNILLSLSVTAVVGFTAKAQNKEAGATEKDFYRIVTLPIPEGIELEVGGLALLPNGDMAASTRRGDVYIIENPYMLNGTTPHYRKFATGMHELLGLAYKDGALYAVQRGELTKLVDKNGDGKADVYETVFAWPLTGNYHEYSYGPVVMPNGNFMVNANVGFDGFEWWRGKSHVPWRAWTMEITPDGKMMPFATGLRSPAGQGLIDGKYFYSENQGDWVGSGHMMQLNKGDFAGHPAGLNWAARPESPVKARTQDIYSRVDPRFNQGKIEDDDPNRPYKTFFEVAKEVPGMKLPTVWLPHSILGTSTSSMIQIPNDDRFGPFAGQVIIGDQGQSRLNRVYLEQVKGEYQGAAFTFREGFESGVLRLAWGNDGSLFVGQTNRGWGSKGQKDFGLERVVWSKRTPFEMKAVKAMPDGFEIEFTKPVDKKAAADPDAYAITGFIYKYHPVYGSNTVREQQHVVNAAIVSTDGTKVRLVVDGLREKYVHEITLDDKIVSADSAAKVLHPVAYYTLNNIPEGAKLNVPQRKPKTGMAGHDHMNMGKPTTTPAKATTAKTPASTGLKKNQTTKPASWTEIDQTITLGTKPGLKFDKSELTVKAGSKVKLTFSNNDDMPHNFVLVPDGQAVAVGELAMKLGLSSVKLSHIPNTPKVLYNTTLVGPGGSQTIYFEAPSKPGKYTYVCTVPGHFYVMQGTLIVN